One genomic window of Deltaproteobacteria bacterium includes the following:
- a CDS encoding gliding-motility protein MglA: MSFINYSSREINCKIVYYGPGLCGKTTNLRYIYNKTNPEAKGKMLELATETERTLFFDFLPLSLGEIRGFRTRFHLYTVPGQVFYDASRKLILKGVDGVVFVADSQMERMEANIESLENLRDNLKEQGYDLDKLPYVVQYNKRDLPNAAPLEELEELLNPTKVASFEAVATKGVGVFDTLKAVAKLVLTELKRGG, translated from the coding sequence ATGAGTTTCATCAACTACTCATCGCGCGAGATCAACTGCAAGATCGTCTACTACGGGCCCGGCCTGTGCGGCAAGACGACGAACCTCCGGTACATCTACAACAAGACGAACCCGGAGGCGAAGGGCAAGATGCTCGAGCTCGCGACCGAGACGGAGCGGACGCTGTTTTTCGACTTTCTGCCGCTGTCGCTCGGAGAGATCCGCGGGTTCCGCACGCGGTTCCACCTGTACACGGTTCCCGGCCAGGTGTTCTACGACGCCAGCCGCAAGCTCATCCTCAAGGGCGTCGATGGCGTGGTGTTCGTCGCCGACTCGCAGATGGAGCGGATGGAAGCGAACATCGAGTCGCTCGAGAACCTGCGCGACAACCTGAAGGAGCAGGGCTACGATCTCGACAAGCTCCCGTACGTCGTCCAGTACAACAAGCGCGACTTGCCGAACGCGGCGCCGCTCGAGGAACTCGAAGAGTTGCTCAACCCGACGAAGGTCGCCAGCTTCGAAGCGGTGGCGACCAAAGGCGTAGGGGTGTTCGACACGCTCAAGGCCGTGGCGAAGCTCGTCCTGACCGAGCTCAAGCGCGGCGGCTAG
- a CDS encoding roadblock/LC7 domain-containing protein — translation MSTNQLVMYEEELEQINAVCQSLHRDSNAIAVLVIDKNGQSIAAAGEVDNLDVTSLSSLTAGNVAATGGIANLLQEKEFAGQFHEGERTNVHISIVAGRMIVVVLFDERSSLGLVRLRVRKAAGALEKILEELFRKSQDSAAANVFAEITDDDIDNLFND, via the coding sequence TTGTCGACCAACCAGCTCGTCATGTACGAGGAGGAGCTCGAGCAGATCAACGCGGTCTGCCAGAGCCTGCATCGGGACTCGAACGCCATCGCCGTGCTGGTCATCGACAAGAACGGCCAGTCGATCGCAGCGGCCGGCGAAGTCGACAACCTCGACGTCACGTCGCTGTCGTCGCTTACGGCGGGCAATGTCGCGGCCACCGGCGGGATCGCGAACCTGTTACAGGAAAAAGAGTTCGCCGGCCAGTTCCACGAGGGCGAGCGCACCAACGTGCACATCAGCATCGTCGCCGGCAGGATGATCGTCGTCGTCCTGTTCGACGAGCGGTCCTCTCTCGGCCTCGTGCGCCTGCGCGTGCGCAAGGCGGCGGGCGCGCTCGAAAAGATCCTCGAGGAGCTGTTCCGCAAGAGCCAGGACTCGGCCGCGGCCAACGTCTTCGCCGAGATCACCGACGACGACATCGACAACCTGTTCAACGACTAG
- the recR gene encoding recombination protein RecR, which yields MSDPITRLVQRLSRLPGIGEKTATRLALHIVRAPEAHVRELAQALEEVVDKIRLCSVCQHLTEADPCALCADARRDTRSICVVALPSDLLAIERTGGYRGAYHVLHGLLSPLEGIGPEDLRIGELMARLQPGDIDEVILALSANVEGEATAMYLARLIKPLGIRVTRIASGLPVGGELEYADRATIARALDHRSEV from the coding sequence GTGTCCGATCCCATCACGCGCCTCGTCCAACGGCTGTCGCGCCTGCCGGGCATCGGCGAAAAGACCGCGACGCGCCTGGCGCTGCACATCGTGCGCGCGCCCGAGGCGCACGTGCGCGAGCTGGCGCAAGCTCTCGAAGAGGTCGTCGACAAGATCCGCCTGTGTTCGGTGTGCCAACACCTCACGGAGGCCGACCCGTGCGCGCTGTGCGCCGACGCCCGGCGCGACACGCGCTCGATCTGCGTCGTCGCGCTGCCGTCCGACCTGCTCGCGATCGAGCGCACCGGCGGCTACCGTGGCGCGTACCACGTCTTGCACGGGCTGCTGTCGCCGCTCGAGGGAATCGGCCCGGAGGACCTGCGCATCGGCGAGCTGATGGCGCGGCTGCAACCCGGCGACATCGACGAGGTGATCCTCGCGCTGAGCGCCAACGTGGAGGGCGAGGCCACGGCCATGTATCTGGCGCGACTCATCAAACCCCTCGGAATCCGCGTCACCCGCATCGCCAGCGGCCTGCCGGTCGGGGGCGAACTGGAGTATGCGGATCGGGCGACCATCGCGCGCGCGCTCGACCACCGCTCCGAGGTGTGA
- a CDS encoding YbaB/EbfC family nucleoid-associated protein yields the protein MADDGGFKMPDLGNLVQLAQDMQRKVADVQAQLAAKTCEASAGGGMVTATVNGQYDVVSIRIDPEVVDPADVAMLEDLVTAAVNQAIEKVREMTKAEMAKLTGGLAIPGMPQLF from the coding sequence ATGGCGGATGACGGCGGATTCAAGATGCCCGACCTGGGCAACCTCGTTCAGCTCGCACAGGACATGCAGCGCAAGGTCGCCGACGTGCAAGCGCAGCTCGCCGCCAAGACCTGCGAGGCGTCGGCCGGCGGCGGCATGGTGACCGCGACCGTCAACGGGCAGTACGACGTCGTGTCGATCCGGATCGACCCGGAGGTCGTCGACCCCGCGGACGTCGCCATGCTGGAGGACCTCGTGACCGCGGCGGTCAACCAGGCAATCGAAAAGGTGCGCGAGATGACGAAGGCCGAAATGGCCAAGCTCACCGGCGGGCTCGCCATCCCGGGGATGCCCCAGCTGTTTTAG
- the dnaX gene encoding DNA polymerase III subunit gamma/tau: MSYLVLARKYRPQTFSQVVGQEHVTRTLANAFAQDRVHHAFLFCGPRGVGKTTAARILGKALNCARGPTADPCGECESCTAIANGSAVDYYEMDGASNRGIDAIRELREAVRYQPAQLRKKVYVIDEVHMLTTEAFNALLKTLEEPPPHVTFVLATTEPHKLPNTILSRCQRYDFKLVPAAKLTAFLEDIFRKEGIDFERAALALIVRESGGSVRDALSLADQMISFAGDEPIAEARVAEVLGVADRALTRSLVTALAAGDAKTALEAVDAAVARGVDEVQIARAIVRYVRDLAVLQASGGAVELVEGSDEERAELASQAAALDRPRVRQLYERMLRACDELAGTRMPRLALDLALIDVAATEPVLPLGDLLDRLEELERRLGRGSFRVTGGSAAGQGGGAGEPARDGGRGAARPARPGTGGAVREAAGPAAASGSPAAGDPRAAEPHARSAPADSRRRAPVPGDGAPVPAPAASDARGAPARPASASAGAAGGPAPRGTPPADPLAEWEAVIAELEAARAMTLVAAAQQARIVSWTEDAVTVALPEGSMEAAIAQERANVSLIETVLGKRFGRRVRFRVVAGAADAPVQAKSLVEIDRERAERERAEREREAREHPLTQLVLHTFGAEIAHIKEIKTDGG; this comes from the coding sequence ATGAGCTACCTCGTCCTCGCGCGGAAATACCGGCCCCAGACCTTCTCGCAGGTCGTCGGGCAGGAGCACGTCACGCGCACGCTCGCCAATGCGTTCGCGCAAGACCGCGTGCATCACGCATTCTTGTTCTGCGGCCCGCGGGGCGTCGGCAAGACGACGGCCGCGCGCATCCTGGGCAAGGCGCTCAACTGCGCGCGCGGGCCGACCGCCGATCCGTGCGGCGAGTGTGAAAGTTGCACGGCGATCGCCAACGGCAGCGCCGTCGACTACTACGAAATGGACGGCGCGTCGAACCGCGGCATCGACGCGATCCGCGAGCTGCGCGAGGCGGTGCGCTATCAGCCGGCGCAGCTTCGCAAGAAGGTCTACGTCATCGACGAAGTCCACATGCTCACGACGGAGGCGTTCAACGCGCTCCTCAAGACGCTCGAGGAGCCGCCGCCGCACGTGACGTTCGTCCTCGCGACCACCGAGCCGCACAAGCTGCCCAACACGATCTTGTCCCGTTGCCAACGGTACGACTTCAAGCTCGTGCCGGCGGCGAAACTCACCGCATTCCTCGAGGACATCTTCCGCAAGGAGGGGATCGACTTCGAACGCGCCGCGCTCGCGTTGATCGTGCGCGAAAGCGGCGGGTCGGTGCGCGACGCGCTGTCGCTGGCCGACCAGATGATCTCGTTTGCCGGCGACGAACCGATCGCCGAAGCGCGGGTGGCGGAGGTGCTGGGCGTCGCCGACCGGGCGCTCACGCGGTCGCTGGTCACCGCGCTCGCCGCGGGCGACGCCAAGACCGCGCTCGAGGCGGTCGACGCCGCGGTCGCGCGCGGCGTGGACGAGGTGCAAATCGCGCGCGCGATCGTGCGTTACGTGAGAGATCTTGCCGTGTTGCAGGCGTCCGGCGGCGCCGTCGAGCTGGTCGAGGGCTCGGACGAGGAGCGCGCCGAACTCGCGAGCCAGGCCGCGGCGCTCGACCGCCCGCGCGTGCGCCAGCTGTACGAGCGGATGCTGCGCGCGTGCGACGAGCTGGCCGGCACGCGCATGCCGCGGCTCGCGCTGGACCTGGCGCTGATCGACGTGGCGGCGACCGAACCGGTCCTGCCGCTGGGCGACCTGCTCGACAGATTGGAGGAGTTGGAGCGGCGTCTCGGCCGCGGCAGCTTTCGGGTGACGGGCGGCAGCGCGGCCGGGCAGGGCGGCGGCGCCGGCGAACCGGCGCGCGACGGCGGCCGCGGTGCCGCGAGGCCCGCGAGGCCGGGGACCGGTGGCGCGGTGCGCGAGGCCGCGGGTCCGGCGGCGGCCAGCGGATCGCCCGCGGCGGGCGACCCGCGAGCCGCGGAGCCGCACGCCCGATCCGCGCCCGCGGACTCGCGCCGGCGCGCCCCGGTGCCCGGCGACGGTGCCCCGGTTCCCGCGCCCGCGGCGAGCGATGCGCGCGGCGCGCCGGCCCGGCCGGCCAGCGCGAGCGCCGGGGCCGCGGGCGGCCCCGCGCCGCGGGGGACTCCTCCGGCCGACCCTCTCGCCGAGTGGGAGGCCGTGATCGCCGAGCTCGAAGCCGCCCGCGCCATGACGCTGGTCGCGGCCGCCCAGCAGGCGCGCATCGTGTCGTGGACCGAAGATGCCGTCACCGTCGCGCTGCCCGAAGGATCCATGGAGGCGGCGATCGCGCAAGAGCGCGCCAACGTCAGCCTGATCGAAACGGTCCTCGGCAAGCGGTTCGGCCGGCGCGTGCGCTTCCGCGTGGTCGCGGGCGCCGCCGATGCCCCGGTCCAGGCCAAGTCGCTCGTCGAAATCGACCGCGAACGCGCGGAACGCGAGCGGGCCGAGCGCGAAAGGGAAGCCCGCGAACACCCCCTCACGCAGCTCGTGCTCCACACGTTCGGCGCCGAAATCGCCCACATCAAGGAGATCAAGACCGATGGCGGATGA
- a CDS encoding nucleoside deaminase produces MGIALEQARAAGAAGDVPVGAAIAIDGQLVATGRNRRQATGDPTAHAEIEALRAAARRVGNWRVEGTLYVTQEPCPMCAGALVNARVRRLVYGCDNPKAGAVRTLYAIPTDGRLNHRVEVVGGVRAGECGALLTAFFEALRARKAAARTAGGEAVPPGRHDETDTER; encoded by the coding sequence ATGGGCATCGCGCTCGAGCAGGCCCGCGCCGCCGGCGCCGCCGGCGACGTCCCCGTCGGTGCGGCGATCGCGATCGACGGGCAGCTCGTGGCGACGGGGCGCAACCGCCGCCAGGCGACCGGCGACCCCACCGCCCATGCGGAAATCGAGGCGCTTCGCGCCGCCGCGCGCCGGGTCGGCAACTGGCGAGTGGAGGGTACGCTCTACGTGACGCAAGAGCCGTGTCCCATGTGCGCCGGGGCGCTGGTCAACGCCCGCGTCCGGCGGCTCGTGTACGGATGCGACAACCCGAAGGCGGGGGCGGTGCGAACCCTGTACGCGATTCCGACCGACGGCCGGCTCAACCACCGGGTCGAGGTCGTCGGCGGCGTGCGCGCCGGCGAGTGCGGCGCGTTGCTCACCGCGTTCTTCGAGGCGCTGCGCGCGCGCAAGGCGGCTGCGCGCACAGCCGGCGGTGAGGCGGTCCCGCCGGGCCGCCACGACGAAACCGATACGGAGAGGTGA
- a CDS encoding sigma-70 family RNA polymerase sigma factor produces the protein MSYAFAQGLPAAAGADRRPVTADSDTDLVERANRGDRGAFEELVRRYQRPLFYLALRYVKNEADAADVVQRAFVRAFRGLRRFRGEASVRTWLYRIAINLSLNHVRDRRREQPADIDAAALRTEAVGSARLERRERARRLRAAIAQLPPKQRAVVELRIYDELPFRDIAAVVGGTENAAKVNFHYGMRRLRALVQAQEDVP, from the coding sequence GTGAGCTACGCTTTCGCGCAGGGCCTGCCGGCCGCCGCCGGCGCCGACCGCCGCCCCGTGACCGCCGACTCCGACACCGACCTGGTCGAGCGCGCCAACCGCGGTGATCGCGGGGCGTTCGAGGAGCTGGTTCGGCGCTACCAGCGGCCGCTGTTCTACCTGGCGCTGCGCTACGTGAAAAACGAGGCCGATGCTGCCGACGTCGTGCAGCGCGCATTCGTGCGGGCGTTCCGCGGGCTGCGCCGGTTTCGCGGCGAGGCGTCCGTTCGCACGTGGCTGTACCGCATCGCGATCAACCTGTCGCTCAACCACGTGCGCGACCGGCGGCGCGAGCAGCCGGCCGACATCGACGCGGCGGCGCTGCGGACGGAGGCCGTCGGCTCGGCCCGGCTGGAGCGGCGCGAGCGCGCGCGCCGGCTGCGGGCGGCGATCGCGCAGCTTCCGCCGAAGCAGCGCGCGGTCGTCGAGCTGCGCATCTACGACGAGCTGCCGTTTCGCGACATCGCCGCGGTCGTCGGGGGCACGGAGAACGCGGCCAAAGTCAACTTCCACTACGGGATGCGCCGGTTGCGCGCGCTCGTGCAGGCCCAGGAGGACGTGCCATGA
- a CDS encoding periplasmic heavy metal sensor: protein MIRNLVALLVAGVVAAAPAVSDAQTKRSRRKAAEPPAAQLTPEQRAKVRQRVRALRAWKLTEALNLDEATAAKLFPVLDSFDDKFVEAMREGAELRGRLRKAIEGGGRVDDAAVNRIVDAMLANQRRIWELNEQRFAAVRKVLSPVQAAKALVVLPQVDHAIRRHMREALERHRKGRRGGPGRRGPHGFGGPGGPGEHGFGGPGGPGEPPPPFAPPFAGEGGPAPL from the coding sequence ATGATCCGAAACTTGGTTGCCCTACTGGTCGCGGGGGTGGTCGCGGCCGCCCCCGCGGTCTCCGACGCCCAGACCAAGCGGTCCCGCCGCAAGGCCGCGGAGCCGCCGGCCGCCCAGCTCACGCCGGAGCAGCGGGCCAAGGTCCGCCAGCGGGTGCGCGCCCTGCGCGCGTGGAAACTCACCGAGGCGCTCAACCTCGACGAGGCCACGGCCGCGAAGCTATTTCCAGTGCTCGACAGCTTCGATGACAAGTTCGTCGAGGCGATGCGCGAGGGGGCGGAATTGCGCGGGCGCTTGCGCAAGGCGATCGAAGGCGGCGGCCGGGTCGACGACGCCGCGGTCAATCGCATCGTGGACGCGATGCTCGCCAACCAGCGGCGGATCTGGGAGTTGAATGAGCAACGGTTTGCCGCCGTGCGGAAGGTGTTGTCGCCGGTGCAGGCAGCCAAGGCGCTCGTCGTGCTGCCGCAGGTGGATCACGCGATCCGCCGCCACATGCGCGAGGCGCTCGAGCGGCATCGCAAGGGGCGGCGCGGCGGACCCGGCCGGCGCGGGCCGCACGGATTCGGCGGCCCCGGCGGTCCCGGGGAGCACGGATTCGGCGGCCCCGGCGGTCCCGGGGAGCCGCCGCCGCCGTTCGCGCCGCCGTTCGCGGGCGAAGGCGGCCCTGCGCCGCTGTAG